A genomic region of Paenibacillus sp. PL2-23 contains the following coding sequences:
- a CDS encoding DUF2179 domain-containing protein yields the protein MNPVWIIALILGINMTYVSIFTLRLILVIKGKRLAASLISMVEVFIYLIGLQIVLDNLSSPIYIAAYCVGFGLGVFLGSKIEEALALGYSVVQVIADTVNTSLPDQLRASGYGVTVWQGEGRSGPRLVMQVLVKRSAEKRLLEAISATAPKAFVISHEPRHFRGGFWAKLLEK from the coding sequence ATGAATCCGGTCTGGATTATCGCCTTAATACTCGGCATTAATATGACATATGTCTCGATATTTACACTGCGGCTCATTCTCGTCATTAAAGGCAAACGATTAGCGGCATCGCTTATTTCCATGGTCGAGGTATTCATCTATTTGATCGGTCTGCAGATCGTGCTGGACAATTTGTCCAGTCCGATCTACATAGCCGCTTATTGTGTCGGCTTCGGACTCGGCGTGTTCCTGGGGAGCAAGATCGAAGAGGCACTGGCGCTGGGCTATTCTGTGGTACAAGTCATTGCCGACACCGTGAATACAAGCCTGCCGGACCAGCTGCGGGCAAGCGGCTATGGGGTGACGGTCTGGCAAGGCGAAGGCCGCAGCGGTCCGCGACTCGTTATGCAGGTGCTGGTGAAACGAAGCGCGGAGAAGCGCTTGCTGGAAGCAATCTCCGCTACCGCTCCGAAGGCGTTCGTCATCTCGCACGAGCCGCGCCACTTCAGGGGCGGGTTCTGGGCCAAGCTGCTGGAGAAATAA
- a CDS encoding MarR family transcriptional regulator, producing METLAGRFQQSVTQLNRMFASIIIEQLDTPVTMTQLFMLHWIRTSGKCRLTMLADKLEVKPSAVTVMIDRLEKAELVRRIHDESDRRVILVELTEHGQLLIQRAKEIREEMIGAYLSQLDEGEARIVTEVLEKMVRSMQQAPTHPQPYNKNT from the coding sequence ATGGAGACTCTCGCAGGTCGATTCCAGCAATCCGTCACGCAGCTGAACCGAATGTTTGCTTCTATTATAATAGAGCAGCTGGATACACCGGTGACGATGACTCAGTTGTTCATGCTTCATTGGATCCGGACAAGCGGCAAGTGCCGCCTGACCATGCTGGCAGACAAGCTGGAGGTAAAGCCGAGCGCCGTTACGGTTATGATTGATCGGCTGGAGAAGGCTGAGCTTGTGCGCCGCATACACGACGAATCGGATCGCAGAGTCATCCTCGTCGAGCTTACCGAGCATGGTCAACTCCTCATACAGCGCGCCAAAGAGATCAGGGAAGAGATGATCGGCGCATATCTCAGCCAGCTGGATGAGGGAGAAGCCCGAATCGTAACGGAAGTGCTGGAGAAGATGGTTCGCAGCATGCAGCAGGCTCCTACCCATCCACAACCTTACAATAAGAACACTTGA
- a CDS encoding helix-turn-helix domain-containing protein — translation MGSTEMEQILAYIQDHIEDPLPLARLAEQASYSPYHFTRLFKDKMGISPMYYVSALRLQKAKELLLNSSLSIRDIGMEIGQQSLGTFTTRFTQKVGMTPAQFRNTAESAGQYLSLLQELKDWRTSDLLAPQHATVRGAVTSEFAFEGVVLIGLFPKPIPEGLPLYGTLLGALGEFVIPNVKPGIYYVMATTISWGTEAKRMLLPQTTLRSRSKTAIVVGAGEELPALDVSLHPPSLIDPPILISLPVLMNRFLGRVMPEASRGP, via the coding sequence ATGGGTTCGACCGAGATGGAACAGATATTGGCATATATTCAAGACCATATTGAAGATCCGCTGCCGCTTGCGAGGCTAGCCGAGCAGGCGTCGTACAGCCCATATCACTTTACCCGCTTATTCAAGGACAAGATGGGCATCTCGCCTATGTATTACGTCTCTGCTCTTCGGCTGCAGAAGGCGAAGGAGCTGCTGCTTAACAGCTCGCTTAGCATTCGGGACATTGGCATGGAGATTGGCCAGCAGAGCCTTGGCACCTTCACCACCCGATTCACGCAGAAGGTCGGAATGACACCGGCTCAGTTCCGCAACACTGCGGAGAGTGCCGGACAATATTTGTCCCTGCTGCAGGAGCTGAAGGATTGGCGCACATCTGATCTATTAGCCCCGCAGCATGCAACGGTTCGAGGAGCCGTTACAAGCGAATTTGCGTTCGAGGGCGTTGTATTAATCGGCCTGTTCCCTAAGCCTATTCCGGAGGGTCTGCCCCTGTACGGCACATTGCTTGGAGCGTTGGGGGAGTTCGTCATTCCGAATGTGAAGCCGGGCATCTATTATGTGATGGCGACGACGATTTCGTGGGGCACAGAGGCGAAGCGCATGCTGCTTCCACAGACAACGCTGCGTTCGCGCTCGAAGACAGCTATTGTCGTTGGAGCAGGCGAAGAGCTGCCCGCGCTGGATGTCTCGCTGCATCCGCCAAGCCTCATTGATCCGCCTATTCTCATTTCGCTTCCCGTGCTGATGAACCGGTTTCTGGGGCGAGTGATGCCTGAAGCAAGCCGGGGGCCCTAG